From the Candidatus Eisenbacteria bacterium genome, the window GTCCCGCGCGAGCACGCGCACGCGTGCCGCGGCGCTCGGCGTGTTGTGGACGAACCAGGTGAAGGTCCCCGTGTTCGCGACCCCCATCGCGAGGGGCGTCCAGGGCAGGCTCTCCGCGTCGCGGTAGAAGATGTCGACGGAGGATACCGCCACGTTGTCGGTTGCGCTCCAGGTGATCGAGCGCTGCTGGCCTCCGGACCAGCTCTCGCCTCCATTCGGAGCGCTCACGGTGACCGTGGGCGGCGTCAAGTCGCCTCCGGTGGTCGGCGTGAGGTAGGCCAGGATGTCGTTCACGTTCGTCACCTGCGAGACGTTCGTGCTGTTGAGGCCGGGAAACGTCGGCGTGTTCGTATACGTGAGGTTCGTGATTTCGGTGACGCTGGTGTACAGGTCGGTGTCCTGATCCTGGTTCTGCACGCTCAGGACGGCCTGCCTGCGCCCGTCATCGGTGTTGGGGAAGCTCCCGAGCGCCGCTTCCACGGTGGCGCCGTAGGGATTTCTCGGGCCGCCACCGGTGAAGCGGTAGTGGCACGCACCGCAGTGCATGGTGATGCTCGGGAGGTTGTCGAGCCGGGTGCCCACCGCGCTCGGGTACGCGGCGAAGAACCCGTCGCGTATGTTCGGGCGTCCTTCCGACATGGACGCGAGCACGGCGTGAGCGAGGACCGAGATGAGGAGGGCGAACGCCAACCGCTTCCCATACCAGTGGTCCCGTCTCTCCATAACCCACCTCCGTGCGTTGGGTACGGTCGTGCCTTTTGCACGCCGCGTGCCTCGACGGTGTTCCTGGAACGACGTCCGCCCAACGCTCAGGGAGGAAATGGGTTCAGGGGGGTTCGCGCTGGCTGGTGCCCGCGCCGCCCGAGGAGGACGGCATGACAGGCTGTCAGGTGGGTGCTGTCATTTCATGCCAGCACGGGAAGATGTGACGCCCCGCGAAGGAAGTGGCAACCGGGAGCCGTGGCGTGGAACGACGGTGGTGGTGATTCCACGTTCGTCTACCCGCTCGGGATACCTGTGGCCACTGGCGGCTGGCATCGATCTGGCTCATGCTGGAGGTCGATCCCGAGATCCCACCGCGAGCGCGCATCCATGCCGATCCCCGCGATCCGTTGTCTTGCCGTTGCGCTCCTCCTCGCGGCGTTTCCCTCGATCGCTCGAGCGCAGTATCTCTATCTCGACGCGGACGGGGACGGAGTCTCCACGAGCGCGGACGCGGTTCGCCCTGCAGGCGCGACCGCGGTCGACATCTACCTCCGCACGGATTCGAACCGCGACGGCACGCCCGCGGTCTGCGCCACCGCCGACGGTCCGCTCACCCTTCGCGGGTACGAGATCGTCCTGCGCGCCACGAACGGCACCGTCGCGTGGGGCGCCTTCACGAATCACATCCCGACCATGACCCTCACCGAAGGGCCGGCGTCGAACGAATCCGACTATCACCACGGGTACTCCGGCGGCGCCGGTCTGCCGCCCGGCGCGTACCGTGTCGCGACGCTCGAGATCACGGTCGCGTCGGGCACTCCGGCTCTCGACGTGGCACCCTCGACCGGTCTTTCCGAGACCTACGTCACCGGGTTCCACTCCTCGTGCTCGGGACTCGATGGAGACAACCTCCTGAAGCTGGGACGCGACTGGTGGGACGCGGACGGGCTCCCCTTCGGCGGGACGGCGAACCGCGCGCCGATCCTGTCGCCCCTCACCGCGATGACCGTGGCGGAAGACGCCGTCGCCGAGCAGCCGCTCACGGCCCAGGATCCGGACGGGACGGGACTCACCTTCACGCTCGTGTCGGGACCTCCGTACGCGGAGGTGGTCACCCTCGATCCCGGGACCGGCCACGCGACGGGGCTGGCGCGGCTTCGGCCGGGATACGAGAACGCGGGCAGCGCATCGGCGACCGTGCGCGTGAGCGACGGGCTGGCCTCCGACGAGAAGTCCTTCGCGATCACCGTGCTCGACGTGAACCGCCCTCCGGCTCTCGGGCAGCCGGTCAACATGCCGGTGCTCGAGGGGGAGACGCTGGAACAGTTCGTCACGGGCTCCGATCCGGACGGAGACGCGGTCACGTTCGCGAAAGCGTCGGGTCCGGGCTACATGACGGTCGACGGGACTCCGGATGGCGCGTGGATCCGGGTCGCTCCCGGCTATGAAGACGAGAACGTATCGGAGACCGGATCCATCTCGGCCACCGACGGAGTCGCGATCACCGTGAGGTCGTTCGAGATCATGGTGCGGAACGTGAATCGCGCCCCCGTCGTCGCCGCGCCCGCTTCCGCCTCGGTGGCGGAGGGGGACCGGCTCGTCGTGGAAGTCTCGGCGTCCGATCCCGACGGCGAGACCCTCACGCTCGGGGCGACGCCACTGCCTCCCGGCGCCGTCTTCTCG encodes:
- a CDS encoding Ig-like domain-containing protein; amino-acid sequence: MERRDHWYGKRLAFALLISVLAHAVLASMSEGRPNIRDGFFAAYPSAVGTRLDNLPSITMHCGACHYRFTGGGPRNPYGATVEAALGSFPNTDDGRRQAVLSVQNQDQDTDLYTSVTEITNLTYTNTPTFPGLNSTNVSQVTNVNDILAYLTPTTGGDLTPPTVTVSAPNGGESWSGGQQRSITWSATDNVAVSSVDIFYRDAESLPWTPLAMGVANTGTFTWFVHNTPSAAARVRVLARD